A DNA window from Amycolatopsis sp. DSM 110486 contains the following coding sequences:
- a CDS encoding helix-turn-helix transcriptional regulator, producing MARFKALVGLSPMDYLLHRRISGATRELAEGRTVASVAARWGYGSESAFSAAFKRVTGVSPASSRTR from the coding sequence GTGGCGCGGTTCAAGGCGCTGGTGGGGTTGTCGCCGATGGACTACCTGCTGCACCGGCGGATCTCCGGCGCCACCCGGGAGCTGGCCGAGGGCCGCACGGTCGCGTCCGTCGCGGCGCGATGGGGGTATGGCTCGGAGAGCGCGTTCAGCGCGGCGTTCAAGCGGGTCACCGGGGTCTCCCCCGCGAGCAGCCGAACCCGCTGA
- a CDS encoding N-acetylglucosamine kinase gives MSEAGPAVVAIDGGNSKTEVLVVSREGDVLAESRGPGASPQNVGVDGCVAALETLVLSALTSAGLPTTRPFGVHTSAYLAGLDFPREEEALHAALFARGWSSTLHVGNDVLALLRAGSSDGTGVAVVCGAGINGAGVGPDGRVHRFPALGKISGDWGGGYRLGEEALWWAVRAEDGRGPSTALQAAVSGFFGVSRVFDVVQGLHFKEIDSVRIHGLCPLLFDVAAAGDEVAQQVVTRFVEEVSVFAAVILRQLDLTQSAPEVVLGGGVLTGVGPSVISEIERRCLKVAPRAVVRVVDVNPVVGAALFGLDELGASAEAKAALKAATQRI, from the coding sequence ATGAGCGAAGCCGGGCCCGCGGTCGTGGCGATCGACGGGGGGAACAGCAAGACCGAGGTGCTCGTGGTGTCGCGCGAGGGCGACGTGCTTGCCGAATCGCGCGGCCCCGGCGCCTCGCCGCAGAACGTCGGCGTCGACGGCTGCGTCGCGGCGCTGGAGACGCTGGTGCTTTCGGCCTTGACGTCGGCGGGTCTGCCGACGACACGGCCGTTCGGCGTGCACACCTCGGCTTACCTCGCGGGGCTGGATTTTCCGCGTGAGGAAGAGGCACTGCACGCCGCGTTGTTCGCGCGCGGCTGGAGCTCCACCTTGCACGTGGGCAACGACGTGCTCGCTCTGCTGCGCGCAGGCAGCTCCGACGGCACGGGCGTGGCCGTGGTGTGCGGCGCCGGGATCAACGGCGCCGGCGTCGGCCCGGACGGGCGCGTGCACCGCTTTCCCGCGCTGGGCAAGATCTCCGGTGACTGGGGCGGCGGTTACCGCCTCGGTGAGGAAGCCCTGTGGTGGGCCGTGCGCGCGGAAGACGGCCGCGGGCCTTCTACGGCTCTACAGGCGGCGGTTTCGGGTTTCTTCGGTGTTTCGAGAGTGTTCGACGTGGTGCAGGGCCTGCACTTCAAGGAGATCGACTCCGTCCGGATCCACGGGCTGTGCCCGCTACTGTTCGACGTCGCCGCCGCCGGCGACGAGGTCGCGCAGCAGGTCGTGACGCGGTTCGTGGAGGAGGTCAGCGTGTTCGCCGCGGTGATCCTGCGGCAGCTGGACCTGACCCAGTCGGCACCCGAGGTGGTGCTCGGCGGGGGAGTACTCACGGGCGTCGGCCCGTCGGTGATCTCCGAGATCGAGCGGCGCTGCCTGAAGGTGGCTCCGCGGGCGGTGGTGCGGGTGGTCGACGTGAACCCCGTCGTCGGCGCGGCTTTGTTCGGCCTCGACGAGCTGGGTGCTTCCGCGGAGGCCAAGGCCGCGCTGAAGGCCGCCACGCAACGGATCTGA
- a CDS encoding gluconate:H+ symporter codes for MTTTLAAGWTGHDTRLILATVLAIAVIVVLISKLKLHPLLALTIGSGVLGLVAGMPVDKLLKSFESGVGSTVASVGLLIAFGAMLGKLLADSGGADRIVDTILGRVHGGGLPWAMALVAALIGLPMFFEIGLVMLIPVVLLVAKRSGKPVLLLGIPALAGLSVLHGLIPPHPGPLAAAGALGANVGITLALGLLVGIPTVVIAGPLFGRVAARWVPDATPPQRLVPASESTEVDKRPSFGATLTTVLLPVALMLLKALSDILLGKENAVRRVLDFVGDPLVALLLAVLVGMVTLGRPAGLHRAKLSSIISDSLAPIAGILLIVAAGGGFKQTLVDAGVGGVITNLSTGAHLSPLLLGWLVAVAIRLATGSATVATVSAAGIVAPLAATLDPTHNALLVLAIGAGSLFFSHVNDAGFWLVKEYFGMSVGQTLKTWSVMETVISVVSIALILPLGALL; via the coding sequence ATGACCACCACCCTCGCGGCCGGTTGGACCGGCCACGACACCCGCCTGATCCTGGCGACGGTGCTCGCCATCGCCGTGATCGTGGTGCTGATCAGCAAGCTGAAGCTCCACCCGCTGCTGGCGTTGACGATCGGCTCCGGCGTGCTCGGCCTCGTGGCCGGTATGCCCGTGGACAAGCTGTTGAAGAGCTTCGAAAGCGGCGTCGGCAGCACGGTCGCTTCGGTCGGGTTGCTGATCGCGTTCGGCGCGATGCTCGGCAAGCTGCTGGCCGATTCCGGTGGTGCGGACCGGATCGTGGACACGATCCTCGGGCGCGTGCACGGCGGCGGGCTGCCGTGGGCGATGGCGCTGGTGGCCGCGTTGATCGGGCTGCCGATGTTCTTCGAGATCGGTCTCGTGATGCTGATCCCGGTGGTGCTGCTCGTCGCCAAGCGCAGCGGGAAACCCGTGCTGCTGCTGGGAATCCCGGCGCTCGCGGGCCTGTCGGTGCTCCACGGGCTGATCCCGCCGCACCCCGGCCCGCTGGCCGCGGCGGGTGCGCTCGGCGCCAACGTGGGCATCACGCTCGCGCTCGGCCTCCTCGTCGGCATCCCGACGGTGGTCATCGCCGGCCCGCTGTTCGGTCGCGTCGCGGCGCGGTGGGTGCCGGACGCCACGCCGCCGCAACGCTTGGTGCCCGCGTCCGAGAGCACCGAGGTCGACAAGCGGCCCAGCTTCGGCGCGACGCTGACCACGGTCCTGCTGCCGGTGGCGCTGATGTTGCTGAAGGCGCTCTCGGACATCCTGCTGGGCAAGGAAAACGCCGTGCGCCGCGTGCTCGACTTCGTCGGCGACCCGCTGGTGGCGCTGCTGCTCGCGGTCCTCGTCGGCATGGTCACGCTGGGCCGCCCGGCGGGCCTGCATCGCGCGAAACTGTCGTCGATCATCAGCGACTCACTCGCCCCGATCGCGGGCATCCTGCTCATCGTGGCCGCGGGCGGTGGCTTCAAGCAGACGCTGGTGGACGCCGGCGTCGGCGGCGTGATCACCAACCTGTCCACCGGCGCCCACCTGTCGCCGCTGCTGCTCGGCTGGCTGGTCGCCGTGGCGATCCGTCTGGCGACGGGCTCCGCGACCGTCGCCACGGTGTCCGCCGCCGGCATCGTCGCGCCGCTCGCCGCCACCCTCGACCCGACGCACAACGCCCTGCTGGTGCTGGCCATCGGCGCCGGTTCGCTGTTCTTCTCGCATGTGAACGACGCCGGGTTCTGGCTGGTCAAGGAGTACTTCGGGATGTCCGTGGGGCAGACGCTGAAGACGTGGTCGGTGATGGAGACGGTGATCTCGGTGGTGTCGATCGCGTTGATCCTGCCGCTGGGCGCCTTGCTTTAG
- a CDS encoding gluconokinase, giving the protein MTVIVVMGVSGSGKTTVGEALAERLGVEYAEADTFHPKANIEKMTAGHALTDADREPWLQAIAHWIAAHQESGGIVSSSALKRRYRDELRAGGSVWFLHLHGDRDVLAERMQARKGHFMPVTLLDSQLADLEPLQPDEPGHVVEITEPPAALVEAALHAFQERA; this is encoded by the coding sequence ATGACCGTCATCGTCGTGATGGGTGTGTCCGGCTCGGGGAAGACGACGGTCGGCGAGGCGCTGGCCGAGCGCCTGGGCGTGGAGTACGCCGAGGCCGACACCTTCCACCCGAAGGCCAACATCGAGAAGATGACCGCCGGCCACGCGCTGACGGACGCCGACCGCGAGCCCTGGTTGCAAGCGATCGCGCACTGGATCGCGGCGCACCAGGAGTCCGGTGGAATCGTGTCGTCGTCCGCGCTGAAACGCCGCTACCGCGACGAACTGAGAGCCGGCGGCAGCGTCTGGTTCCTCCACCTCCACGGCGATCGCGACGTGCTCGCCGAGCGCATGCAGGCCCGCAAGGGCCACTTCATGCCCGTCACGCTGCTCGACTCCCAGCTCGCGGACCTCGAACCGCTGCAGCCGGACGAGCCGGGCCACGTCGTCGAGATCACCGAACCTCCCGCCGCTCTCGTCGAGGCGGCGCTTCACGCGTTCCAGGAGCGTGCATGA
- a CDS encoding SRPBCC domain-containing protein, with product MTETKTVQVNRVYIKATPQAIWDAITKPEWTQKYGYSGLAEFDLKTGGKHRTKPTQEFIDAGYTSDLLDGEVLESDPPRKLVITWKLLMDPSLIAEPYTTLTYDIEETKTAGTRLTVTHDVTGAPGHAALVSGAMENVDAGPGENAGGGWAWVLSDLKSVLETGKNIVG from the coding sequence ATGACCGAGACCAAGACCGTGCAGGTCAACCGCGTGTACATCAAGGCGACGCCGCAGGCGATCTGGGACGCGATCACCAAGCCGGAGTGGACGCAGAAGTACGGGTACTCCGGGCTGGCCGAGTTCGACCTCAAGACGGGCGGCAAGCACCGCACCAAGCCGACGCAGGAGTTCATCGACGCGGGGTACACGAGCGACCTGCTGGACGGCGAGGTGCTCGAGTCCGACCCGCCGCGCAAGCTCGTGATCACGTGGAAGCTGCTGATGGACCCGAGCCTCATCGCGGAGCCCTACACCACGCTCACGTACGACATCGAGGAAACCAAGACCGCCGGGACCAGACTGACCGTGACCCACGACGTCACGGGCGCGCCCGGGCACGCGGCGCTGGTGTCGGGCGCGATGGAGAACGTCGACGCCGGTCCGGGCGAGAACGCCGGTGGCGGCTGGGCCTGGGTGCTTTCCGACCTCAAGTCCGTGCTGGAGACCGGGAAGAACATCGTGGGCTGA
- a CDS encoding aldo/keto reductase: protein MSRIALGTMTFGGSGRQPWDVIGGLDLKAAGELVGIALDQGVNLIDTADMYAGGETEKLLGKILKGRRRDVVLATKAYSRMGVGPNEVGLSRVHLRQAIEDSLRRLGTDHIDLYQIHAHDHLTPLDETLAALDDAVRQGKISYVGTSNTFAWQLAKALGVADLRGYPRFVSLQAYYSLVGRDLERELLPLVNEEKLGLLVYSPLAGGFLSGKFTRDSHDASGRRAQADNPPIDRERGYDIVDALRKVADRHDVGVARVALAWVLAQRGVTSVIVGAKRPDQLRENLAAVDLELTGQDLAELDAVSALRPEYPAWALDGAYPSRTP from the coding sequence GTGTCCAGGATCGCACTCGGCACGATGACGTTCGGCGGCTCGGGCCGGCAGCCCTGGGACGTGATCGGCGGGCTGGACCTCAAGGCGGCGGGTGAACTGGTCGGCATCGCTCTGGACCAGGGCGTGAACCTCATCGACACGGCCGACATGTACGCCGGCGGCGAGACCGAGAAGCTGCTGGGCAAGATCCTCAAGGGCCGCCGCCGCGACGTGGTGCTCGCCACCAAGGCGTACTCGCGCATGGGCGTCGGCCCCAACGAGGTGGGGCTCTCCCGCGTGCACCTGCGCCAGGCGATCGAGGACAGCCTCCGCCGCCTCGGCACCGACCACATCGACCTCTACCAGATCCACGCCCACGACCACCTGACGCCGCTCGACGAGACCCTGGCCGCCCTCGACGACGCCGTCCGCCAAGGCAAGATCAGCTACGTCGGCACGTCCAACACCTTCGCATGGCAGCTCGCCAAGGCCCTCGGCGTCGCCGACCTGCGCGGCTACCCGCGGTTCGTGTCGCTGCAGGCGTACTACTCGCTCGTCGGCCGTGATCTCGAGCGAGAGCTGCTGCCGCTGGTCAACGAGGAGAAGCTCGGCCTGCTCGTCTACAGCCCGCTGGCCGGCGGCTTCCTCTCCGGCAAGTTCACCCGCGACAGCCACGACGCCTCCGGCCGCCGCGCCCAGGCCGACAACCCGCCGATCGACCGCGAGCGCGGCTACGACATCGTCGACGCGCTGCGTAAGGTCGCCGACCGCCACGACGTCGGCGTCGCCCGCGTCGCGCTGGCCTGGGTGCTGGCGCAGCGCGGGGTGACCAGCGTGATCGTCGGCGCCAAGCGGCCCGACCAGCTGCGCGAGAACCTCGCCGCCGTCGACCTGGAGCTCACGGGGCAGGACCTCGCCGAGCTGGACGCCGTCAGCGCGCTGCGGCCGGAGTATCCGGCCTGGGCCCTCGACGGCGCCTATCCGTCGCGCACGCCCTAA
- a CDS encoding 6-phospho-beta-glucosidase yields MKLAVVGGGSTYTPELVDGIAGRRSTLDVDEIVLIDPDAYRVETVGGFSQRLLDHAGHPARVRTTANLEEGVEGASAVLIQLRVGGQKARASDETFPHACGCVGQETTGAGGLAKALRTVPVVLDIAERVRKVAGDDTWIVNFTNPVGIVTRALLQEGHRAVGLCNVAINLQRKFAKLLGASTGDVRLVHTGLNHLSWERGVLVDGVDRLPELLDKHAEFLGEEVTAPVEWMRRMNAVPSYYLKYYYSHDAQVAKQLTERPRAEVVSDVEEELLKIYLDPEQVTKPDSLEKRGGAYYSEAAVQLVHALTAGGPAEEHVVNVRNDGTFSFLPDDAVIEVSSTVDSDGARAIPQQTVEPRFAGLIAAVTAYEHLALEAAVKGGRDRVADALLAHPLVGQYTKADQLADSLVSINRDFLPWARG; encoded by the coding sequence ATGAAGCTGGCAGTCGTCGGTGGCGGGTCCACCTACACGCCGGAACTGGTCGACGGCATCGCGGGCCGAAGGTCCACTTTGGATGTCGACGAGATTGTGCTGATCGACCCGGATGCCTACCGCGTGGAGACCGTCGGCGGGTTCAGTCAGCGGCTGCTCGACCACGCCGGGCACCCGGCGAGGGTCCGCACCACCGCGAACCTGGAGGAAGGCGTCGAAGGCGCTTCGGCCGTGCTCATCCAGCTGCGGGTGGGTGGGCAGAAGGCGCGGGCGTCGGACGAGACGTTCCCGCACGCGTGCGGCTGCGTCGGCCAGGAGACGACCGGCGCGGGCGGCTTGGCGAAGGCCCTGCGCACGGTGCCGGTGGTGCTCGACATCGCCGAGCGCGTGCGCAAGGTCGCCGGTGACGACACGTGGATCGTGAACTTCACGAACCCCGTCGGCATCGTCACGCGGGCGCTGCTGCAGGAAGGCCACCGCGCGGTGGGGCTGTGCAACGTCGCGATCAACCTGCAGCGGAAGTTCGCCAAGCTGCTCGGTGCATCCACGGGAGACGTTCGGCTCGTCCACACCGGACTCAACCACCTGAGCTGGGAACGCGGCGTGCTCGTCGACGGCGTCGACCGGCTGCCCGAGCTGCTGGACAAGCACGCGGAGTTCCTGGGCGAGGAGGTGACCGCGCCCGTCGAGTGGATGCGCCGGATGAACGCCGTGCCGTCGTACTACCTGAAGTACTACTACTCGCACGACGCGCAGGTGGCCAAGCAGCTCACCGAGCGGCCGCGCGCCGAGGTGGTGAGCGACGTCGAGGAGGAGCTGCTGAAGATCTACCTCGACCCGGAGCAGGTCACCAAGCCGGATTCGCTGGAGAAGCGCGGCGGCGCGTACTACTCGGAGGCCGCCGTGCAGCTCGTGCACGCGCTGACGGCGGGCGGGCCGGCCGAGGAGCACGTGGTGAACGTGCGCAACGACGGCACGTTCTCCTTCCTGCCCGACGATGCGGTGATCGAGGTATCGTCCACTGTGGATTCGGACGGTGCTCGGGCGATTCCGCAGCAGACGGTGGAACCGCGTTTCGCCGGCCTCATCGCCGCGGTCACGGCCTACGAGCACCTCGCGCTCGAAGCCGCCGTGAAGGGTGGACGCGACCGCGTGGCCGACGCGCTGCTGGCCCACCCGCTCGTCGGCCAGTACACCAAGGCCGACCAGCTGGCCGACTCCCTCGTGTCGATCAACCGTGATTTCCTGCCGTGGGCGCGCGGATGA
- a CDS encoding helix-turn-helix transcriptional regulator, with protein MPDDDLVFKALADPTRRGLLDRLFERDGRTLTELESEVDMTRFGVMKHLKLLEEAGLVVTRKEGREKLHFLNSVPIREIHDRWIDKYTERHVSALMELKSDLEREPPK; from the coding sequence GTGCCTGACGACGACCTGGTGTTCAAGGCGCTGGCGGATCCGACCCGCCGGGGTCTGCTGGACCGGCTGTTCGAGCGTGACGGCCGCACGCTCACGGAGCTGGAGTCCGAAGTGGACATGACGCGGTTCGGGGTGATGAAGCACCTCAAGCTGCTCGAGGAGGCCGGCCTCGTCGTCACGCGCAAGGAGGGGCGGGAGAAGCTCCACTTTCTCAATTCCGTGCCGATCCGGGAGATCCACGACCGGTGGATCGACAAGTACACCGAGCGCCACGTGTCGGCGCTGATGGAGCTCAAGAGCGATCTGGAGAGGGAGCCACCGAAATGA
- a CDS encoding FadR/GntR family transcriptional regulator, whose amino-acid sequence MGSDRHEEVLDVLGAAIANGELAPGAVLRSDELQERFGASRTVAREVVRVLETMGLTTSRRRVGVIVSGPAGWNHYDPRLIRWQLDGSGRATALRTLTELRSGVEPSAARFAALRATPEDRGRLHALGHRLEETARARDLTTFLGHDIAFHDLLLTASGNPMFAQLSSVVAEVLAGRTSHGLMPEEPQPEAVALHVEVAVAVDAGDADRAERAMRDIVDQARDEIAAAVSSNLGGK is encoded by the coding sequence ATGGGGAGCGATCGGCACGAGGAAGTCCTCGACGTGCTGGGCGCGGCGATCGCCAACGGCGAGCTGGCGCCCGGCGCCGTGCTGCGCTCCGACGAGCTGCAGGAACGCTTCGGCGCCTCGCGCACGGTCGCGCGAGAAGTCGTGCGCGTGCTGGAAACGATGGGGCTCACCACGAGCCGCCGCCGCGTCGGCGTGATCGTGAGCGGCCCGGCCGGGTGGAACCACTACGACCCGCGCCTGATCCGCTGGCAGCTCGACGGTTCCGGGCGCGCGACGGCGCTGCGGACGTTGACGGAGCTGCGCTCGGGCGTCGAGCCGTCGGCCGCGCGGTTCGCGGCGCTGCGCGCGACGCCGGAGGACCGCGGCCGGCTGCACGCGCTGGGCCACCGTCTGGAGGAGACGGCGCGGGCGCGCGACCTGACGACGTTCCTCGGCCACGACATCGCGTTCCACGACCTGCTGCTCACCGCGTCGGGAAACCCGATGTTCGCGCAGCTGTCCTCGGTGGTCGCCGAGGTGCTCGCGGGCCGCACCTCCCACGGCCTGATGCCCGAGGAACCGCAGCCCGAAGCCGTCGCGCTGCACGTGGAAGTGGCCGTGGCCGTGGACGCCGGCGACGCCGATCGAGCCGAGCGCGCGATGCGCGACATCGTGGACCAGGCACGGGACGAAATCGCCGCCGCGGTGTCGAGTAATCTCGGCGGGAAGTAA